One Pseudomonas muyukensis DNA segment encodes these proteins:
- the bluB gene encoding 5,6-dimethylbenzimidazole synthase — protein MSEHAYSAAERAAIYRAIGERRDMRHFAGGEVAPELLGRLLAAAHQAPSVGLMQPWRFIRISQRALRGRIQALVEEERVRTAQALGERSDAFMQLKVEGINDCAEVLVAALMDNREAHIFGRRTLPEMDLASLACAIQNLWLAARAEGLGLGWVSLFDPQALADLLGMPAGAKPMAVLCLGPVNAFYPAPMLVLEEWASARPLSDMLYENQWGERA, from the coding sequence ATGAGCGAACACGCCTACAGCGCCGCGGAACGTGCGGCAATCTACCGGGCCATCGGCGAGCGCCGCGACATGCGCCATTTCGCCGGCGGCGAAGTGGCGCCTGAACTGCTCGGGCGCCTGCTGGCCGCTGCTCACCAGGCGCCCAGCGTCGGCCTGATGCAGCCCTGGCGCTTCATCCGCATCAGTCAGCGCGCGTTGCGCGGGCGCATCCAGGCACTGGTGGAGGAGGAGCGGGTACGCACTGCCCAGGCCCTGGGCGAGCGCTCCGATGCGTTCATGCAGCTCAAGGTCGAAGGCATCAACGACTGCGCCGAGGTGCTGGTGGCGGCATTGATGGACAACCGCGAAGCGCATATTTTCGGGCGCCGCACCTTGCCCGAGATGGACCTCGCTTCGTTGGCCTGCGCCATCCAGAACCTGTGGTTGGCGGCGCGCGCCGAAGGCCTGGGGCTGGGCTGGGTGTCGCTGTTCGACCCGCAGGCGCTGGCGGATCTGCTGGGCATGCCGGCAGGCGCCAAGCCGATGGCGGTGCTGTGCCTGGGGCCGGTGAACGCGTTCTACCCGGCACCGATGCTGGTGCTGGAGGAGTGGGCCAGCGCCCGGCCCTTGAGCGACATGCTGTACGAGAACCAATGGGGAGAACGCGCTTGA
- a CDS encoding adenosylcobinamide-GDP ribazoletransferase, whose product MLPLWIALQFLSSLPVRLAGMPAPQDMGRSLLYYPLVGLLFGLLLWLASHLLQGTPAPLHAALLLTLWVLLSGALHLDGLADSADAWLGGFGDRERTLQIMKDPRSGPIAVVTLMLVLLLKFCALWVLVERGVGGLLVLAPVVGRAALLGLFLTTAYVRPGGLGAALAEHLPRRAGVAVLLGCAVLCVALGGWPVLWVMLLAGVAFAWLRRLMCQRLGGTTGDTAGALLELLELVVLLGLAL is encoded by the coding sequence ATGCTGCCGTTGTGGATCGCCTTGCAATTTCTCAGCAGCTTGCCGGTGCGCCTGGCGGGCATGCCGGCGCCCCAGGACATGGGGCGCTCGCTGTTGTACTACCCGCTGGTGGGGCTGCTGTTCGGCCTGTTGCTGTGGTTGGCCAGCCATCTGTTGCAGGGCACGCCTGCGCCGTTGCATGCGGCCTTGCTGCTGACGTTGTGGGTGTTGCTCAGCGGCGCGCTGCACCTCGATGGCTTGGCCGACAGCGCCGATGCCTGGCTCGGTGGTTTTGGCGACCGCGAGCGGACCTTGCAGATCATGAAGGACCCGCGCAGCGGGCCGATTGCCGTGGTCACGCTGATGTTGGTGCTGCTGCTGAAGTTCTGCGCGCTGTGGGTGCTGGTCGAGCGCGGCGTTGGCGGGCTGCTGGTGCTGGCACCGGTGGTGGGGCGGGCGGCGCTGCTCGGGTTGTTCCTCACTACGGCTTATGTGCGCCCGGGCGGGCTTGGCGCGGCCTTGGCCGAGCACCTGCCGCGTCGCGCTGGCGTTGCGGTGTTGCTGGGGTGCGCGGTGCTCTGCGTGGCGCTGGGGGGCTGGCCGGTACTGTGGGTGATGCTGCTGGCTGGCGTGGCGTTCGCCTGGTTGCGGCGGTTGATGTGCCAGCGCCTGGGCGGCACCACGGGGGATACTGCGGGCGCACTGCTGGAGTTGCTGGAATTGGTGGTGTTGCTGGGATTGGCGCTATAA
- a CDS encoding histidine phosphatase family protein, giving the protein MILDLLRHGETEMGGGLRGSLDDALTANGWAQMRQAVAAAGPWDVLVSSPLQRCAAFADELGARLGLPVQHEADVRELHFGAWEGRSAAQIMQTEADALGLFWNDPYAFTPPAGEPVLAFAERVIAAVDGLAQRHAGKRVLLVTHGGVMRLLLARARGLPRERLLQVEVGHGALARLAFDDNGQWLEVA; this is encoded by the coding sequence ATGATCCTCGACCTGCTGCGCCATGGCGAGACCGAGATGGGCGGCGGCCTGCGCGGCAGCCTGGACGATGCCCTGACAGCCAACGGCTGGGCACAGATGCGCCAGGCGGTGGCCGCGGCCGGGCCGTGGGATGTGCTGGTCAGCTCACCCTTGCAGCGCTGCGCGGCGTTCGCCGACGAACTGGGCGCGCGCCTGGGCTTACCGGTGCAGCACGAGGCCGATGTGCGCGAGCTGCATTTCGGCGCCTGGGAAGGCCGCAGCGCGGCGCAGATCATGCAGACCGAAGCTGATGCTCTGGGGCTGTTCTGGAACGATCCCTATGCCTTCACCCCACCGGCCGGCGAGCCGGTGCTGGCGTTCGCCGAGCGGGTGATTGCCGCAGTCGATGGGTTGGCGCAGCGGCATGCCGGCAAGCGCGTGTTGCTGGTCACCCATGGCGGGGTGATGCGCCTGTTGCTGGCGCGGGCCCGCGGTTTGCCGCGCGAGCGGTTGCTGCAGGTCGAGGTCGGGCACGGTGCGCTGGCGCGTCTGGCCTTCGACGACAATGGCCAGTGGCTCGAGGTGGCCTGA
- the cobT gene encoding nicotinate-nucleotide--dimethylbenzimidazole phosphoribosyltransferase: MTQMWWRDACQPLDTAAMDQARARQQQLTKPAGSLGQLEGLAIRLAGMQGRERPSLEQVAITIFAADHGVVAEGISAYPQAVTGQMLRNFVGGGAAISVLARQLQASLEVVDLGTVDPSLALPGVLHLRLGAGTGNFARQPAMTDVQLAAALQAGRDSALRALDNGAQLFIGGEMGIGNTTAAAALASTLLGCPAHELSGPGTGLDGAGVRHKAEVIERALVLHGLRADQPLQALACVGGFEIAALAGAYLACAQQGVAVLVDGFICSVAALLAVRLNRQCRPWLLFAHQGAEPGHKAVLAALEAEPLLALGLRLGEGSGAALAVPLLRLACALHGQMATFAEAAVADRPA; the protein is encoded by the coding sequence ATGACCCAGATGTGGTGGCGTGACGCCTGCCAGCCCCTCGACACCGCCGCCATGGACCAGGCCCGCGCCCGTCAGCAGCAACTGACCAAACCCGCCGGGTCGCTCGGCCAGCTCGAAGGCCTGGCGATCCGCCTGGCCGGCATGCAGGGCCGTGAGCGGCCAAGCCTGGAGCAGGTCGCGATCACGATCTTCGCCGCTGACCATGGCGTGGTGGCCGAGGGTATCTCCGCCTACCCCCAGGCGGTGACCGGGCAGATGCTGCGCAATTTCGTCGGCGGCGGCGCGGCGATCAGCGTGCTGGCGCGCCAGCTGCAGGCCAGCCTGGAGGTGGTCGACCTCGGTACGGTCGACCCGAGCCTGGCGCTGCCGGGCGTGCTGCACCTGCGCCTGGGCGCCGGCACCGGCAACTTCGCCCGCCAGCCGGCAATGACCGACGTCCAGTTGGCCGCGGCGCTGCAAGCGGGGCGCGACAGTGCCCTGCGCGCCCTGGACAACGGCGCGCAGTTATTCATCGGCGGCGAGATGGGCATCGGCAACACCACCGCTGCCGCCGCCCTGGCCAGTACCTTGCTGGGCTGCCCGGCCCATGAGCTCAGTGGCCCTGGTACGGGCCTGGATGGCGCTGGTGTGCGCCACAAGGCCGAAGTGATCGAGCGCGCCCTGGTGCTGCATGGCCTGCGCGCCGACCAGCCGCTGCAGGCCCTGGCCTGTGTCGGTGGCTTCGAGATCGCCGCCCTGGCAGGCGCTTACCTGGCCTGCGCCCAGCAGGGCGTGGCGGTGCTGGTCGATGGCTTCATTTGCAGCGTCGCGGCCCTGCTGGCGGTGCGCCTGAACCGGCAATGCCGGCCCTGGTTGCTGTTCGCCCACCAAGGTGCCGAGCCTGGGCACAAGGCCGTGTTGGCGGCCCTGGAGGCCGAGCCGCTGCTGGCCCTCGGGCTGCGCTTGGGCGAGGGCAGCGGGGCCGCCCTGGCCGTGCCGCTGCTGCGCCTGGCTTGTGCCCTGCACGGGCAGATGGCGACCTTCGCCGAGGCCGCGGTGGCGGACCGCCCGGCATGA
- the cobD gene encoding threonine-phosphate decarboxylase CobD, translating into MLEHGGRLLRAVKQYGIAREQWLDLSSGIAPWAYSVAAIPLDAWARLPETEDGLEQAARRYYGVEQLLAVAGSQAAIQALPLLRPAGRIGVLSPCYAEHPHAWRRAGHTLVELDDSQVDAALDSLDVLLLVNPNNPTGRRVPRERLLAWHARLAARGAWLVVDEAFMDNTPAHSVIRQAGQAGLIVLRSFGKFFGLAGVRLGFVVAPAEVLQGLAESLGPWTVSGPSRVVGQACFADELAHLMQIARCRAASERLASLLEDAGLAPAGGCDLFQYVADERAVQLHEFLARRGILVRLFEQPAALRFGLPARVADEQRLAQALADYQKESA; encoded by the coding sequence ATGCTTGAACACGGTGGCCGCCTGCTGCGGGCGGTGAAACAGTACGGCATTGCCCGGGAGCAATGGCTCGACCTGTCCAGCGGCATTGCGCCCTGGGCGTATTCGGTCGCGGCGATACCGCTGGACGCCTGGGCGCGTCTGCCGGAAACCGAGGACGGCCTGGAGCAGGCAGCACGGCGCTACTACGGGGTCGAGCAATTGCTGGCGGTGGCGGGGTCGCAGGCTGCGATCCAGGCGCTGCCGCTGCTGCGCCCGGCTGGGCGGATCGGCGTGTTGTCGCCATGCTATGCCGAGCATCCGCATGCCTGGCGTCGTGCCGGGCACACCCTGGTCGAGCTGGACGACAGTCAGGTCGATGCTGCCCTCGACAGCCTGGACGTGCTGCTGCTGGTCAACCCCAACAACCCCACCGGCCGCCGCGTGCCCCGCGAGCGCCTGCTGGCCTGGCATGCCCGCCTGGCCGCCCGTGGCGCCTGGCTGGTGGTGGACGAAGCGTTCATGGACAACACCCCGGCGCACAGTGTGATTCGCCAGGCAGGGCAGGCGGGTTTGATCGTGCTGCGCTCGTTCGGCAAGTTCTTCGGCCTGGCCGGTGTACGGCTGGGCTTCGTCGTCGCCCCGGCCGAGGTGCTGCAAGGTCTGGCCGAGTCGCTGGGGCCGTGGACCGTCAGCGGCCCGAGCCGGGTGGTGGGGCAGGCCTGCTTTGCCGATGAGCTTGCGCACCTGATGCAGATCGCCCGTTGCCGCGCCGCCAGCGAACGCCTGGCCAGCCTGCTCGAAGACGCCGGCCTGGCGCCTGCTGGCGGCTGCGACCTGTTCCAGTACGTGGCCGACGAGCGCGCCGTGCAGTTGCATGAGTTTCTCGCCCGTCGCGGCATCCTGGTGCGCCTGTTCGAGCAACCCGCGGCGCTGCGCTTTGGCTTGCCCGCCCGTGTCGCCGACGAGCAACGCCTGGCCCAGGCCCTGGCGGACTACCAGAAGGAATCGGCATGA
- the cbiB gene encoding adenosylcobinamide-phosphate synthase CbiB, which produces MALLTVAGVALDALLGEPRRRHPLVGFGNLAKRLEQRFNAGGRGWRSHGVSAWFLAVVPLTLAALILSWLPYMGWLVDVLALYCALGLRSLGEHVLPVAQALRQGDLDEARRRVGYLVSRETAELDEPAVARAATESVLENGSDAVFAALFWFIVAGAPGVVLYRLSNTLDAMWGYRNERFERFGWCAARVDDVLNYLPARLVALTYAVLGSTRLALACWRKQAPLWDSPNAGPVMAAGAGALGVELGGPAVYHGQLHERPRLGEGPMADADAIERGWNLVQRGVWLWLLVIGLGAYLYA; this is translated from the coding sequence ATGGCCTTGCTGACCGTGGCGGGTGTGGCCCTGGATGCCTTGCTGGGCGAACCCCGGCGGCGCCATCCGCTGGTGGGCTTCGGCAACCTGGCCAAGCGCCTGGAGCAGCGCTTCAATGCCGGCGGCCGTGGCTGGCGCAGCCATGGCGTCAGCGCCTGGTTCCTGGCCGTGGTGCCGCTGACCCTGGCGGCGTTGATCCTGTCCTGGCTGCCCTATATGGGTTGGCTGGTGGATGTGCTGGCGCTGTACTGCGCCTTGGGCCTGCGCAGCCTGGGCGAGCACGTGCTGCCGGTGGCCCAGGCCCTGCGCCAGGGCGACCTGGACGAGGCGCGGCGGCGGGTGGGCTACCTGGTCAGCCGCGAAACCGCTGAGCTGGACGAGCCGGCCGTGGCCCGGGCAGCCACCGAGTCGGTACTGGAGAACGGCAGCGACGCGGTGTTCGCCGCGCTGTTCTGGTTCATCGTCGCCGGTGCTCCAGGGGTGGTGCTGTACCGCCTGAGCAATACCCTGGATGCCATGTGGGGCTACCGCAACGAACGTTTCGAGCGCTTCGGCTGGTGCGCGGCGCGGGTCGACGATGTGCTCAACTACCTCCCGGCCAGGCTGGTGGCGCTGACTTACGCGGTGTTGGGCAGCACGCGCCTGGCGCTGGCCTGCTGGCGCAAGCAGGCGCCGTTGTGGGACAGTCCCAACGCAGGCCCGGTAATGGCGGCGGGCGCCGGGGCGCTGGGCGTCGAGCTGGGTGGCCCGGCGGTGTACCACGGTCAATTGCATGAGCGGCCGCGCCTGGGCGAAGGGCCGATGGCCGACGCCGACGCCATCGAGCGCGGCTGGAACCTGGTGCAGCGCGGTGTATGGCTGTGGTTGTTGGTAATTGGCCTGGGAGCCTACCTGTATGCTTGA
- a CDS encoding cobyric acid synthase has protein sequence MTTLMVQGTTSDAGKSTLVTALCRWLLRQGVGVVPFKPQNMALNSAVTADGGEIGRAQAVQAQACRLAPHTDMNPVLLKPNSDTGAQVIVHGRAVTCMNAVAYHDYKAIAMQAVLASHARLQQAYPVVMVEGAGSPAEINLRAGDIANMGFAEAVDCPVILVADINRGGVFAHLVGTLELLSSSEQARVKGFVINRFRGDLALLQPGLDWLELRTGKPVLGVLPYVTDLHLEAEDGIDTRQGEKGERLLKVIVPVLPRISNHTDFDPLRLHPQVDLQFIGPGQPIPPADLIILPGSKSVRGDLAQLRARGWDTAIARHLRYGGKLIGICGGLQMLGQQVHDPQGLEGPAGSSAGLGLFDYSTVLEAEKQLRNVSGQLELEQAAVAGYEIHAGVTSGPALELPAVQLADGRCDGAISADGQVLATYLHGLFEGSQSCAALLRWAGLAEVQAIDYEALRERDIERLADLVEQHLDTARLRQLCGVRGHA, from the coding sequence ATGACCACCCTCATGGTGCAAGGCACCACGTCCGATGCCGGCAAGAGCACCCTGGTCACCGCGCTGTGCCGCTGGCTGCTGCGCCAGGGCGTCGGCGTGGTGCCGTTCAAGCCGCAGAACATGGCGCTCAACAGCGCGGTGACCGCCGACGGCGGCGAAATCGGCCGCGCCCAGGCGGTGCAGGCCCAGGCCTGCCGGCTGGCGCCGCACACCGACATGAACCCGGTGCTGCTCAAGCCCAACAGCGACACCGGCGCCCAGGTGATTGTCCATGGTCGCGCGGTAACCTGCATGAACGCCGTCGCCTACCACGACTACAAGGCCATCGCCATGCAGGCGGTGCTGGCCTCCCACGCGCGCCTGCAGCAGGCCTACCCAGTGGTGATGGTCGAGGGCGCGGGCTCTCCGGCCGAGATCAACCTGCGCGCCGGTGATATCGCCAACATGGGCTTTGCCGAGGCGGTCGACTGCCCGGTGATCCTGGTGGCCGACATCAACCGCGGCGGGGTGTTCGCCCACCTGGTCGGTACCCTCGAACTGCTGTCCTCGAGCGAGCAGGCGCGGGTCAAGGGCTTCGTCATCAACCGATTTCGCGGTGACCTCGCCCTGCTGCAACCAGGCCTGGACTGGCTTGAGCTGCGCACCGGCAAGCCGGTGCTGGGCGTGCTGCCCTATGTCACCGACCTGCACCTGGAGGCCGAGGACGGTATCGACACGCGCCAGGGCGAGAAGGGCGAGCGCTTGCTCAAGGTGATCGTCCCGGTGCTGCCGCGCATCAGCAACCACACCGATTTCGACCCGCTGCGCCTGCACCCGCAGGTGGATTTGCAGTTTATCGGCCCAGGCCAGCCAATCCCGCCCGCCGACCTGATCATCCTGCCCGGTTCCAAGAGTGTGCGCGGCGACCTGGCGCAATTGCGCGCGCGGGGTTGGGACACGGCCATCGCCCGGCACCTGCGCTATGGCGGCAAGCTCATCGGTATCTGCGGCGGCCTGCAGATGCTCGGCCAGCAGGTGCACGACCCGCAGGGGCTGGAAGGGCCGGCGGGGTCCAGCGCGGGGCTTGGCCTGTTCGACTACAGCACCGTCCTGGAAGCTGAAAAGCAGCTGCGCAACGTATCCGGCCAGCTCGAGCTCGAACAGGCAGCGGTAGCGGGCTATGAGATCCATGCCGGGGTCACCAGCGGGCCAGCCCTGGAGCTGCCTGCCGTGCAACTGGCCGATGGCCGCTGCGATGGTGCCATCAGCGCCGATGGGCAAGTCCTCGCCACCTACTTGCATGGCCTGTTCGAGGGCAGCCAGTCGTGCGCCGCGCTGTTGCGCTGGGCCGGGCTGGCCGAGGTCCAGGCCATCGACTACGAGGCGCTGCGCGAGCGTGATATCGAGCGCCTGGCCGACCTGGTCGAGCAGCACCTGGACACCGCGCGCCTGCGCCAGCTGTGTGGGGTGCGTGGCCATGCATAG
- the cobU gene encoding bifunctional adenosylcobinamide kinase/adenosylcobinamide-phosphate guanylyltransferase encodes MHSLILGGARSGKSRLAEQLASDSGLPVTYIATSQPLDGEMNDRVRQHRERRPAHWRLIEEPLALAAVLRGEAAEGRCLLVDCLTLWLTNLLMLENPGRLEQECEALLDGLATLPGTLILVSNETGLGVVPMGELTRRYVDLAGTLHQGVAARCQRVVLTVAGLPLMLKGPAL; translated from the coding sequence ATGCATAGCCTGATTCTCGGCGGCGCCCGCTCGGGCAAGAGCCGCCTGGCCGAGCAATTGGCCAGCGACAGCGGCCTGCCGGTGACCTACATCGCCACCAGCCAGCCACTGGATGGTGAAATGAACGACCGTGTGCGCCAGCACCGCGAACGTCGCCCGGCGCATTGGCGGCTGATCGAAGAGCCCCTGGCCCTGGCCGCGGTACTGCGCGGCGAAGCCGCCGAAGGGCGCTGCCTGCTGGTGGACTGCCTGACGCTGTGGTTGACCAACCTGTTGATGCTCGAGAACCCCGGGCGCCTGGAGCAGGAGTGCGAGGCGCTGCTCGACGGCCTTGCAACACTGCCCGGCACGCTCATCCTGGTCAGCAACGAAACCGGCCTGGGCGTGGTGCCCATGGGCGAGCTGACCCGCCGTTACGTCGACCTGGCCGGCACCCTGCACCAGGGCGTCGCCGCGCGCTGCCAGCGCGTGGTGCTGACCGTGGCCGGCCTTCCCCTGATGCTCAAAGGACCTGCACTATGA